A genomic region of Acidobacteriota bacterium contains the following coding sequences:
- a CDS encoding dipeptide ABC transporter ATP-binding protein, with translation MSEATADTAQKAPKVPAGEGEPLLVVRDLKKYFPVKRGILSRTVGQVKAVDGVTFSLAKGETLGLVGESGSGKTTTGRSILRLIEPTEGSIRFEGTELTDLGSRAMREKRQDMQIIFQDPYASLNPRMTVGTIVGEPLVIHSDLSKAGRRERVAQLLETVGLDPSYLKRFPHEFSGGQRQRIGVARALATNPKFLVLDEPVSALDVSIQAQVVNLLMDLQKELGLTYLFVAHDLAVVEHISQRVAVMYLGKIMELASRDRIYDDPLHPYTKALLSAVPLPKPNRKKSRIFLDGDIPTPIDPPSGCVFHTRCPIAQFPICSEEVPALLEHKAGQFAACHFAGADVPLRRSVIDEKPGPKPVPSPA, from the coding sequence GTGAGTGAAGCCACCGCCGACACCGCCCAGAAAGCGCCGAAGGTTCCCGCCGGCGAGGGCGAGCCGCTTCTTGTGGTGCGGGACCTCAAAAAGTACTTTCCGGTCAAGCGGGGGATCCTCTCGAGGACCGTCGGGCAGGTGAAGGCCGTCGACGGCGTTACGTTCTCGCTCGCGAAAGGGGAAACGCTCGGCCTCGTCGGCGAATCGGGTTCCGGGAAAACGACCACGGGGAGATCGATCCTCAGACTGATCGAGCCCACCGAGGGGAGCATCCGGTTCGAGGGCACCGAGCTGACCGATCTCGGAAGCCGCGCCATGCGCGAAAAGCGCCAGGACATGCAGATCATCTTTCAGGATCCCTACGCCTCGCTCAACCCGCGTATGACGGTCGGAACGATCGTGGGTGAACCGCTGGTGATTCACAGCGATCTTTCGAAAGCGGGACGGCGGGAACGTGTTGCGCAGCTGCTCGAGACCGTCGGTCTCGATCCCTCGTACCTCAAGCGGTTTCCCCACGAGTTCTCCGGCGGGCAGCGTCAGCGGATCGGCGTCGCCCGCGCGCTCGCTACGAATCCGAAATTCCTGGTCCTCGACGAACCGGTCTCGGCGCTCGACGTCTCGATCCAGGCTCAGGTGGTCAATCTTCTGATGGATCTCCAGAAGGAGCTCGGCCTCACGTATCTGTTCGTCGCGCACGATCTCGCGGTCGTCGAGCACATCTCGCAGCGGGTCGCCGTGATGTATCTCGGCAAGATCATGGAGCTCGCCTCGCGTGATCGGATTTACGACGATCCGCTTCATCCTTACACGAAGGCACTGCTCTCAGCGGTACCGCTGCCGAAGCCGAACAGGAAAAAGTCGCGGATTTTTCTCGACGGCGACATCCCGACTCCGATCGATCCGCCGAGCGGCTGCGTGTTCCACACGCGCTGCCCGATCGCCCAGTTTCCGATCTGCTCCGAGGAGGTCCCGGCGCTGCTCGAGCACAAGGCGGGACAGTTCGCCGCGTGCCATTTCGCCGGCGCGGACGTGCCGCTGCGACGCTCGGTCATCGATGAGAAGCCCGGGCCGAAACCGGTGCCCTCCCCGGCCTGA
- a CDS encoding HIRAN domain-containing protein: MLLTTQVAGFRHDGGNAALGGLGVGSELDLRREPGNVHDSGAIAVYTLSGTKLGYVPRKSNAIPSRLADAGFGLRARVAAIHPAPAPPWERLTVTVEVERG; encoded by the coding sequence ATGCTTCTTACTACGCAGGTCGCGGGCTTCCGCCATGATGGAGGCAACGCGGCACTCGGCGGCCTCGGTGTCGGCAGTGAACTCGATCTTAGGCGCGAGCCCGGAAATGTGCACGACTCGGGAGCGATCGCGGTATATACGCTGAGCGGCACGAAGCTCGGCTACGTCCCGAGGAAGTCCAACGCGATCCCTTCGCGCCTCGCTGACGCCGGATTTGGGCTGCGGGCTCGCGTGGCCGCGATCCACCCAGCCCCAGCACCGCCGTGGGAACGGCTGACTGTCACCGTTGAGGTGGAGCGTGGCTAA
- the cas3u gene encoding type I-U CRISPR-associated helicase/endonuclease Cas3, protein MTLTTENFGQFFEELHGYDPFPWQSRLLREVFDTGRWPRVLDLPTGSGKTAAMDVALFHLALEAERGRERRAPVRIAFIVDRRLVVDDAYSRALAIEKALQSPKGEVCLEVAARLGRLAESSERPLIARRLRGGIPREHDWARTPSQPTILCSTVDQVGSRLLFRGYGVTNSMKPVHAGLLGADCLLLLDEAHLAEPFRQTLHWIDVYRSEKWREARESSPHAFALLTATPGDRKDDHTALPFSLKDDDRNHQVLQKRLDASKKVRLIETKGPVESDLTIRTEALVGAVEQATEHFKNSDNGAARPAIAVIVNRVARARSVYEELTKRHQSEIDDEKIDLILMIGPARSIDRDQLADRLKPIRTRTLTDAETRKLEKTMVVVATQCLEAGVDVDLDAVISEAAPIDSLRQRFGRLNRAGRDITPWGAVIAMSSDLHKKYEDPVYGGAIKEAWDRMAAAQGSKKKSWVDFGLSTFAVRMDPPALAPKDDAPVLMPAHLDLLSHTSPIPAADPDSALYLHGPHRAPDSVTVAWRADLEPRNTEGRRLLTLVPPQSGETIELPVWAVRRWLERPSDRIEDLADVPSEAGEDSENRRPSRRQIFRWKGDDDASEWIEPGEIRPGENVVVPASYGGLDEYGWKPGSDADVADVGAQAAAPFAGRRFSVRVHPSLPGVNVSETALSDALASVQNARWKDARDVLLGLPLEEQLASDLGRLSEARRGAVHHYFDLYGKGEEDRPRGVVFVAPLGLKDGPSRDAAASATEARGLATQSTEDDLAGSIGGYCLPLEQHSKDVEEKAGAFASRVGLSSDRVRDLSLAGYLHDHGKSDQRFQRWLYYGDPLGADPETVIAKSARPLPRKARAASGLPEHWRHEALSVRKAMAHERLTSAADADLVLWLVGTHHGFGRPFYPHSDPTEKTPEVGPQSLAFDWKGRDWPTLFETLKARYGVWELARMEAILRLADHRASEDKAMEVHG, encoded by the coding sequence GTGACTCTCACCACCGAAAACTTCGGGCAGTTCTTCGAGGAACTCCACGGCTACGATCCCTTTCCGTGGCAAAGCAGACTCTTGCGGGAGGTTTTTGATACCGGACGATGGCCGAGGGTGCTTGACCTGCCGACCGGGTCCGGCAAAACGGCAGCAATGGACGTAGCGCTTTTCCACCTCGCACTCGAGGCCGAGCGTGGAAGGGAGCGCCGAGCTCCGGTGCGCATCGCATTCATCGTGGATCGCAGACTTGTCGTCGACGACGCATACTCGAGGGCTCTTGCGATCGAAAAAGCCCTCCAATCTCCGAAAGGAGAGGTCTGCCTTGAAGTGGCGGCGAGGCTAGGGCGGCTCGCGGAATCGAGCGAGCGCCCCCTGATCGCGCGGCGGCTACGTGGGGGTATCCCGCGGGAGCACGACTGGGCGCGAACGCCGTCGCAGCCGACGATTCTCTGCTCGACCGTCGATCAGGTCGGTTCGCGCCTGCTCTTCCGCGGATATGGAGTCACCAACTCGATGAAGCCTGTGCACGCAGGTCTTCTCGGCGCCGACTGTCTGCTCCTTCTGGACGAAGCGCATCTCGCCGAACCGTTCCGTCAGACGCTTCACTGGATTGACGTTTACCGGTCGGAGAAGTGGAGAGAGGCGCGTGAATCCTCTCCGCATGCGTTCGCACTGCTGACGGCGACCCCGGGTGACCGGAAGGACGACCACACGGCTCTGCCGTTTTCGCTGAAGGATGACGACCGGAACCATCAGGTCCTGCAAAAGCGCCTCGATGCTTCGAAAAAGGTTCGATTGATCGAGACGAAAGGACCCGTAGAGAGCGATCTTACCATCCGAACCGAGGCCCTGGTCGGTGCGGTCGAACAAGCAACCGAACACTTCAAAAATTCGGACAACGGTGCGGCCCGCCCCGCGATAGCCGTCATCGTCAACCGCGTCGCACGGGCGCGTTCGGTGTACGAAGAACTGACGAAGCGACACCAGAGCGAGATTGATGACGAGAAGATCGACCTGATTCTGATGATTGGACCAGCCAGATCCATCGATCGCGATCAGCTCGCTGATCGACTGAAACCGATTCGCACACGGACTTTGACAGACGCAGAGACGAGAAAGCTCGAGAAGACGATGGTCGTCGTCGCGACTCAGTGTCTCGAGGCGGGCGTCGATGTCGATCTCGATGCGGTCATTTCAGAAGCGGCGCCGATCGATTCCCTGCGTCAGAGATTCGGACGGCTGAATCGCGCCGGCCGCGACATTACCCCGTGGGGTGCGGTTATCGCGATGTCATCCGATCTCCACAAGAAGTACGAGGACCCCGTATACGGCGGGGCGATCAAAGAAGCGTGGGATCGAATGGCAGCGGCACAGGGATCGAAGAAGAAGAGTTGGGTAGACTTCGGGTTGAGCACGTTTGCCGTCCGAATGGACCCGCCGGCGCTCGCGCCGAAAGACGACGCGCCGGTACTCATGCCTGCGCATCTCGACCTGCTGTCACACACCTCACCAATTCCTGCAGCCGATCCGGATTCGGCGCTATATCTCCACGGTCCGCACCGCGCACCCGACTCGGTCACTGTCGCATGGCGCGCGGACCTCGAGCCCCGCAACACTGAAGGCCGGCGGCTGCTGACGCTCGTTCCCCCTCAGTCTGGCGAGACGATCGAGCTGCCCGTCTGGGCGGTGCGGCGATGGCTCGAGCGTCCGAGCGATCGCATCGAGGATCTCGCGGATGTACCCTCCGAGGCGGGGGAAGACTCCGAGAACAGACGACCATCGCGACGACAGATCTTTCGATGGAAGGGGGACGACGACGCATCGGAGTGGATTGAGCCCGGCGAAATCCGGCCTGGCGAAAACGTCGTCGTTCCGGCTAGCTATGGGGGTCTTGACGAGTACGGCTGGAAGCCCGGGAGTGATGCCGATGTCGCCGACGTCGGAGCACAGGCAGCCGCGCCGTTCGCCGGAAGACGCTTCTCGGTGAGAGTGCATCCCTCTCTCCCGGGGGTGAATGTGTCGGAGACGGCTCTCTCGGACGCACTCGCTTCGGTTCAGAACGCACGCTGGAAAGACGCTCGTGACGTTCTTCTGGGTCTGCCTCTGGAGGAGCAGTTGGCGAGTGACCTCGGAAGGCTGAGCGAGGCTCGACGTGGCGCGGTACATCACTACTTCGATCTCTACGGAAAGGGCGAGGAGGATCGTCCGCGGGGCGTCGTGTTCGTAGCACCGCTGGGTCTGAAGGACGGACCGTCTCGCGACGCGGCGGCGTCTGCTACGGAAGCCAGGGGGCTGGCGACGCAAAGTACCGAGGACGATCTGGCGGGATCGATTGGGGGATACTGTCTTCCGCTTGAGCAGCACAGCAAGGATGTCGAAGAAAAGGCCGGAGCATTCGCCTCGAGGGTGGGTCTGTCATCCGATCGCGTCAGAGATCTCAGTCTCGCAGGCTATCTTCATGACCATGGAAAAAGCGATCAGCGCTTCCAACGATGGCTTTACTACGGCGATCCGCTCGGGGCTGATCCCGAAACGGTGATTGCCAAATCGGCGAGACCGCTGCCGCGGAAAGCGAGAGCCGCTTCTGGCCTTCCGGAGCACTGGCGGCATGAAGCGCTTTCCGTTCGAAAGGCGATGGCTCATGAGCGTCTCACATCCGCCGCGGACGCAGATTTGGTGTTGTGGCTCGTAGGAACCCATCATGGATTTGGCAGGCCGTTCTATCCGCACTCCGATCCGACGGAGAAAACGCCGGAAGTCGGACCTCAATCACTCGCCTTCGACTGGAAGGGACGCGATTGGCCGACCCTGTTCGAGACGTTGAAGGCGCGCTACGGCGTCTGGGAGCTGGCGCGGATGGAGGCCATCCTTCGGCTGGCTGATCACCGGGCCTCCGAGGATAAAGCCATGGAGGTGCATGGATGA
- a CDS encoding glycosyltransferase family 2 protein, with protein sequence MIVAAVIPALDEEAAIADVVEGIDRTLVRDVIVADNGSTDRTADVALKAGARVVPAPSRGYGAACWAAIEALRDDVEIVVFIDGDGSVDLDSLPPLLDPLLRNQADLAIGWRSPELTEPGAVSPQQRIGNTIAVALIQLLYHHRYHDLGPFRAIRRSLLDRIGMKDRGYGWTAEMQVRALHENARVVEVQVRTKRRIGRSKISGTIPGILRAARGIIGTILRLRNNR encoded by the coding sequence GTGATCGTCGCCGCCGTCATTCCGGCTCTCGACGAGGAAGCCGCAATCGCTGACGTGGTGGAGGGGATCGACCGGACGCTCGTGCGCGACGTGATCGTGGCCGACAACGGCAGCACCGATCGAACCGCCGACGTGGCCCTGAAGGCGGGCGCCCGTGTCGTACCGGCACCCTCGCGCGGTTACGGAGCCGCCTGCTGGGCAGCGATCGAGGCGCTCCGCGACGACGTCGAGATCGTCGTATTCATCGACGGCGACGGCTCGGTGGACCTCGATTCTCTTCCTCCCCTCCTCGATCCTCTCCTTCGGAACCAGGCCGATCTCGCCATTGGCTGGAGATCTCCCGAGCTCACCGAGCCTGGGGCGGTCAGTCCCCAGCAGCGAATCGGTAACACGATCGCCGTCGCATTGATCCAGCTTCTCTATCATCATCGCTACCACGATCTGGGACCGTTCCGGGCGATCCGGAGATCTCTGCTCGACCGAATCGGAATGAAGGACCGCGGATATGGGTGGACGGCGGAAATGCAGGTGCGAGCACTCCATGAGAACGCACGGGTGGTGGAAGTCCAGGTCAGGACGAAGCGGCGGATCGGCCGAAGCAAGATCAGCGGCA
- a CDS encoding HTH domain-containing protein: MKTTERLLAMAELLKGSRRWRTAALAEELGVSERTVYRDIGRLEAARLPVVRDDEGYRLLDALRPRAIALTLDEHALLATALDQVAFRTIPGVGEKVDRLLEKLSPGFDHEPPVEIAGRSGAAAWSGT, translated from the coding sequence ATGAAGACGACCGAGAGACTTCTGGCCATGGCCGAGCTGCTCAAGGGCTCGAGACGCTGGCGCACCGCCGCGCTCGCCGAGGAGCTCGGCGTTTCCGAGCGGACGGTCTACCGTGACATTGGTCGGCTCGAGGCCGCGCGGCTTCCAGTGGTCAGAGACGATGAAGGTTATCGGTTGCTCGATGCGCTCCGGCCCCGGGCGATCGCGCTGACCCTGGACGAGCATGCACTTCTCGCAACCGCGCTCGATCAGGTCGCGTTTCGAACGATTCCAGGCGTCGGAGAAAAAGTTGATCGCCTCCTGGAGAAGCTGTCACCCGGCTTCGATCACGAGCCCCCGGTCGAGATTGCGGGCCGGAGCGGAGCGGCGGCGTGGAGCGGGACGTAA
- the cas5u6u gene encoding type I-U CRISPR-associated protein Cas5/Cas6, with protein MLILEVEYLSGVCFAAVGPDSEEPDWPPQPDRVFSALVASWGARGDERRASLEWLEHLPPPLIVATTSEPRTAPVVFVPPNDPRSDRKKVARGVLPELRSRQPRRFPSSRPADPLVRFVWADSIPDEETLSDLQQLAQATAYVGHSTSLTRCRFRVTHDEALLAEAKPAGRRVYPGRFEELRRDFERGRRPQRGDLVRTAQPKEQRQIGVFADRWLILEHIGGEMRDLRAAALVSRVIRDAISSGYRRIGLEDRIPEVVSGHRPDKSPSQSPHLAIVPLPFAGFPHADGHVLGFALIPPADSNILDDGDFLRALREVSPIEERRGRRVLTVTTRERTPATQAFSIELSPTFEASATSLNPSLYTMPSRMFVTVTPIALDRHLKTNGAQRDEEIAKLISAACLNVGFPEPSQIIADKHSALEGIPSAYPSGNSPRWTGWRLPRSLSSRQLVHAVIRFEEPVEGPLILGAGRYFGLGLCRPLREKSS; from the coding sequence ATGCTGATTCTGGAAGTCGAGTATCTCTCAGGCGTCTGTTTCGCGGCCGTAGGTCCTGACAGCGAAGAGCCCGATTGGCCACCGCAGCCGGACCGCGTCTTCTCAGCACTCGTCGCGAGCTGGGGAGCACGCGGAGACGAACGCAGAGCCTCTCTCGAGTGGCTGGAGCATCTTCCACCGCCACTGATCGTGGCCACGACTTCTGAACCGCGAACGGCGCCGGTCGTTTTCGTTCCGCCCAACGATCCGAGGAGTGATCGCAAGAAGGTGGCGCGAGGGGTGCTACCGGAGCTCAGGTCGCGACAGCCGCGGCGATTTCCGTCCTCCCGACCGGCCGATCCCCTGGTCCGATTCGTCTGGGCCGATTCGATTCCTGATGAAGAAACTTTGAGTGACCTCCAGCAGCTCGCGCAGGCAACGGCGTACGTCGGACATTCCACGAGTCTCACCCGGTGCCGGTTCCGAGTCACTCACGACGAAGCCTTGCTCGCGGAAGCGAAGCCGGCGGGGCGGCGGGTCTATCCAGGACGGTTCGAGGAGCTTCGAAGAGATTTCGAGCGAGGACGCCGTCCGCAACGGGGAGATCTCGTGAGAACCGCACAGCCCAAAGAGCAACGACAAATCGGCGTGTTCGCTGATCGATGGCTGATCCTCGAGCACATCGGCGGGGAAATGCGGGACCTTCGAGCGGCGGCTCTTGTCAGCCGGGTTATTCGTGACGCGATCTCCAGCGGATATCGCCGGATCGGTCTCGAAGACCGGATACCCGAAGTAGTGAGCGGCCATCGACCCGACAAGTCGCCAAGCCAGTCGCCTCACCTCGCGATCGTCCCGCTCCCGTTCGCCGGGTTTCCTCATGCCGACGGCCATGTCCTGGGCTTCGCGCTGATTCCGCCGGCAGACAGCAACATTCTTGACGATGGTGACTTTCTCCGCGCCCTGCGTGAGGTGTCTCCGATCGAGGAACGACGCGGTCGCCGAGTTCTCACGGTGACAACGCGGGAGAGAACCCCCGCTACTCAGGCGTTTTCGATCGAACTTTCTCCCACTTTTGAAGCGAGTGCGACTTCGTTGAATCCGAGCCTATATACGATGCCCTCGCGCATGTTCGTAACGGTCACTCCGATCGCTCTCGATCGCCATTTGAAGACGAACGGAGCGCAGCGGGATGAAGAGATCGCAAAGCTCATCAGTGCCGCTTGTCTGAACGTGGGATTTCCGGAACCGTCGCAGATCATTGCTGACAAGCATTCCGCGCTGGAGGGAATCCCTTCAGCCTACCCTTCCGGCAACTCGCCACGTTGGACAGGCTGGCGGCTGCCGCGGTCTCTCAGCAGCCGTCAGCTCGTGCACGCCGTAATCCGCTTCGAGGAACCCGTCGAGGGCCCGCTGATTTTGGGTGCGGGACGTTATTTCGGGCTGGGCCTCTGCCGCCCGCTCCGGGAGAAGTCGTCGTGA
- a CDS encoding response regulator — protein METLPARSSVLIVEDDDSTARFLEAFLTRNGFHASTCENGREGFLKLITGNYHVVMLDLLMPGIDGFDVLRTVRETYFPFMKRIIVLTGASEMLYRGPIYENEIFARLGKPADPAQMIDMATRCAIDAGGVFPGRHRVPKLRPSAAAPSRFEH, from the coding sequence ATGGAAACTCTACCTGCCAGATCCAGCGTACTCATCGTCGAAGACGACGATTCGACGGCTCGATTCCTCGAAGCCTTCCTCACCCGCAACGGCTTTCACGCCAGTACCTGCGAGAACGGCCGTGAAGGATTCCTCAAACTCATCACCGGCAACTATCACGTCGTCATGCTGGACCTGCTGATGCCGGGGATCGACGGTTTCGATGTTCTGAGGACCGTGAGAGAGACGTACTTTCCCTTCATGAAGCGGATCATCGTCCTCACCGGCGCCTCCGAAATGCTTTATCGCGGGCCCATCTACGAGAATGAGATTTTCGCCCGCCTCGGGAAGCCGGCGGATCCGGCCCAGATGATCGACATGGCGACGAGATGCGCCATCGACGCGGGCGGCGTCTTTCCGGGGCGTCATCGTGTCCCGAAGCTTCGACCTTCGGCAGCCGCTCCATCACGGTTCGAGCACTGA
- the cas7u gene encoding type I-U CRISPR-associated protein Cas7, with protein sequence MKFDELRTMTSDDAAFRRRQVLQPVGGKGDKIFPPTYPAEEKNGPPRHVYERRRVNGEEKWCVLVDSVQSQANRLEESLLEAIRNGLKAPYVVVDFSKAGLDGIGEITSLDAPHRVYDAILRDSLLDGEPFMKSETGKRLAKAKLQDASSLLEASPTALLFGAWHSTGEGGALGAKFARSLTSEIVAIDVPVEESLVTRTGELVVRTAARRTGSRIDPLGVLRKVEVFKGESGWSTDQSEAGKKAKKVRPSEINHGNIAPSIQALGITCDHLEHTFVLSFAALRRLRFGSPEKNEIGRALLAALGLVALAEQDARGYALRSRCDLVCDGRAAIEQVQSDGSTNKMSLDLDASHALYEEARAAAKMAGFALRDEPLRLQPQDKLVEIVRQSQELALAGAGGEDDEGAGDS encoded by the coding sequence ATGAAGTTCGATGAACTTAGAACGATGACCAGTGACGACGCGGCGTTCCGCCGCAGGCAGGTGTTGCAGCCCGTGGGAGGAAAGGGCGATAAGATCTTTCCACCGACGTACCCGGCAGAGGAGAAGAACGGGCCGCCTCGCCATGTCTACGAGCGGCGTCGCGTGAACGGTGAAGAGAAATGGTGCGTTCTGGTCGACAGCGTGCAATCACAGGCGAACCGTCTCGAAGAATCACTACTCGAGGCGATTCGGAACGGCTTGAAGGCGCCGTACGTGGTCGTCGACTTCTCGAAGGCGGGGCTGGACGGAATCGGAGAGATCACATCACTTGATGCTCCGCATCGAGTGTACGACGCGATTCTGCGTGACAGTCTTCTCGACGGCGAGCCATTCATGAAGAGTGAGACGGGCAAGCGGCTGGCGAAGGCGAAGCTCCAGGATGCATCAAGCCTTCTGGAGGCGTCGCCGACGGCGCTTCTGTTTGGCGCGTGGCACTCAACGGGTGAAGGTGGCGCGCTTGGAGCGAAGTTCGCACGAAGTCTGACCTCGGAGATTGTCGCCATCGACGTACCGGTTGAAGAATCCTTAGTCACTCGCACCGGAGAACTGGTCGTCCGAACAGCGGCACGGAGAACGGGGAGCCGCATCGACCCGCTTGGCGTTCTGCGAAAGGTTGAAGTTTTCAAAGGTGAGTCCGGGTGGAGCACCGATCAATCTGAAGCGGGCAAGAAAGCCAAAAAAGTGCGGCCGTCCGAGATCAATCATGGAAATATCGCTCCATCAATCCAGGCCCTCGGCATCACTTGTGACCATCTGGAGCACACCTTCGTGCTCAGCTTCGCGGCGCTTCGCCGACTTCGGTTCGGCTCACCAGAGAAAAACGAAATCGGTCGCGCCCTCCTTGCTGCACTCGGCCTCGTCGCTCTCGCCGAGCAGGATGCCCGCGGGTATGCATTGCGTTCGCGCTGTGATCTCGTCTGCGACGGACGTGCTGCTATCGAACAAGTTCAGTCAGACGGGTCGACGAACAAAATGTCCCTCGATCTGGACGCGTCGCACGCGTTGTACGAAGAAGCGCGCGCTGCGGCGAAGATGGCCGGATTCGCCCTTCGCGACGAGCCCCTGCGCCTCCAGCCTCAGGACAAACTAGTCGAAATCGTGCGCCAGAGTCAGGAGCTCGCTCTTGCCGGTGCGGGCGGAGAGGATGACGAAGGCGCCGGTGATTCGTAA